GTGCGGAGTGCAACAAGGTTCGGTGCTTCGACCTGGAGTTCACGGGTATCCTCGATCACCACGACGCGATCGCCGGTGTCGGTGACCTCCTTGAGCAGCGCATTGGCGAGCGTGGTCTTGCCGGTCGAGGTGCCCCCGGCGACCAGAATGTTCCAGCGTTCGGTGATGGCGGTGCGCAGCAGGGCTGCCTGACCCGGCAGCATGATCCCGGCCGCGGCGTAATCGTCCAGCGAGAACACCGCGATGGCGGGTTTGCGGATGGCGAACGTCGGGCCTGCCACGACCGGTGGCAGCAGACCCTCGAAGCGTTCGCCGGTCTCGGGCAGCTCAGCCGAGATGCGCGGGTTACGGGCATGGGCCTCGAGCCCGACATGATGGGCAACCAGGCGGATGATCCGTTCGCCATTGGCGGGCTGCATGATCAGGCCGGTATTGGCGAGGCCTGTGCCGAGCCGGTCCACCCAGAGCTTACCGTCCGGATTGAGCATCACCTCGACGATCTCCGGGTCTGCCAGCAGCGCCGCGATTGCCGGACCCAATGCTGTGCGCAGCATGCGCACCGAGCGGGTCAGCAGGACCCCTGCCCCGTCAGAGATCGACATGGCTACCCTCCGTCCCGGCCAAATCCTCACCGGCGCGTGCAAAGTCGGTCCCTGCGGCATTTGGAGCTGCGCTCCCTGCCCAGTTTGTCGTCATGCTGGTCGAAGGATCTGCCTGATCCGGATCGGGCATGTCGTATCGATCCGGATCTCTGGCGGTTGGAACAGCGTCAGCACTGTCGTATCGCTCTGGCCAGATCTCTCGGCTGATCTCGCGGACCAGGGAGTCACCGCGCTGCAGCCGTCTGCCAAGTGTCTCGATGAAACTCTGGTAGCGGCTGGCGCCGCGCGCCTTGGCGGCCTCCTGATGGTCGGGCGGGATCGGCGGCGAGGCCGATAGCCAGAACCGCACGAACTGGGCCTGCACCTCGATGGCGATGGCCAGATCGCGCTCGATCCGCTCCATCTGCCGCGACAGGCGATCGAGCCGACGGATGAAGGCGGCTTCGCGGCGATCCAGCGCGTCGGGCGAGAGGAACGCCATCACCGCCGCCTCGACCAATTGCGACCGATGGATGCCCTGGCGCAGCGCAAAGGTGGTGAGCTGGTCGGCTAGTTTGGGTTCGAAGTAGCAATTCAGTCGGCTCTTCATGATCTACATCCCCAGTCCCATGCCGTCGTCATGATCCATCGCGACGGCGCGCACGGCTTGGCGCTGCATCGCCGCGATTGTCCGCTGGCGCTGCGGCTCGTCGTCCGGATCATCTTCCGGGAAATCGAATTCATGAGCCGGCTCGCGCACCGGCACGATGGCCTCGTGCTCCGGGAGTTCCGGCTCCTGACGAATGCCGCCATTGGCCGGATCGGCAGGTGCTTCGTCTGCCTTGCTGAATTCGAAGCCGCGGGTTCCGATCGCGGCTATTCCGGTCCAGTCATCGCCGCGCGATGGCGGGCGATCACCATAGCCGTGTTCCGACAGCACTGGCGCAGGCAGCATCCGGTCCCGGAACGCTGGTTCCTCATAGTATCGCAGCTTCTTGGCCCGGATCGGCGGCAGGCCGGCGATCATGATGATCTCGTCGGTCGGCGGCAGCTGCATCACCTCGCCAGGCGTCAGCAGCGGTCGCGCCGTCTCCTGGCGACTGACCATCAGATGCGACAGCCATGGTGCCAGCCGATGGCCGGCGTAATTCTTCATGGCGCGGAGTTCGGTCGCGGTGCCGAGCGCGTCGGACACACGCTTGGCGGTCCGTTCGTCGTTGGTCGCGAAGCAGACCCGGACATGGCAATTATCCAGGATCGCGTCGTGCTCGCCATAGGCTTTCTGGATCTGGTTAAGCGACTGCGCGATCAGAAAGGCGCGAATGCCATAGCCAGCCATGAAGGCGAGCGTGGACTCGAAGAAGTCCAGCCTTCCCAATGCCGGGAATTCATCGAGCATCAAGAGCAACCGCGATGAATTTGCCCTGGCGGCGCGCCGCATGGGGTCGTCCAGCGTCTCGGTAAGACGCCGGCCGATCTGGTTGAGCACCAGGCGGATCAACGGCTTGGTGCGCGAGATATCCGAGGGTGGCACGACGAGATAGAGCGAGACCGGGCGTTCCACCGACGCCAGATCGGCGATTCGCCAATCGGAGTGGGAGGTGACCTTCGCCACCACCGGGTCGCGATAGAGACCGAGGAACGACATCGCCGTGCTGAGCACGCCGGAACGCTCGTTCTCCGATTTGTTCAGGAGTTCGCGTGCCGACTGCGCGATGACCGGATGCACGCCGCCCGCACCCAGATGCCGTGTGGTCATCATCGCGCGCAGCGTCCGCTCGATCGGCCGCGTCGGGTCGGAGAGGAAGGTGGCGACACCGGCCAGGGTCTTGTCCGGCTCGGCGTAGAGCACGTGCAGGATCGCGCCGACCAGCAGCGAGTGGCTGGTTTTCTCCCAATGGTTGCGCCGCTCCAGCGCGCCCTCGGGATCGACCAGCACATCGGCGATGTTCTGCACATCCCGCACCTCCGATTCGCCGCGGCGAACTTCGAGCAGCGGGTTGTAGGCGGCGGAGCGCGGGTTGGTCGGGTCGAACAACAGACAGTGGCTGAACTGGGCACGCCAGCCGGCGGTCAGGGTCCAGTTCTCGCCTTTGATGTCGTGGACGATCACGCTGCCGGTCCATGACAGCAATGTCGGCACGACTAGGCCGACGCCCTTGCCCGAACGGGTGGGGGCGAAGCACAGCACGTGCTCCGGCCCGTCGTGATGGAGCGTGTGCGCGCTCATCCGCCCGAGATGGACACCGGTGCCACGGAACAAGCCCGCTGTTTCGATATCGCGCTTATCCGCCCAGCGGGCGGAGCCGTAGGTGGTGACGTGGCGGGCGTGCCGCGCGCGGAGCACCGAAGCCGCAATCGCCAGCAGCGCCGCGCCAAGACCGCCAGCGGACGCGATCACCGCTCCCTTGGCAAAAACTCCGGGCGCATAGACATCAAAATGGTACCACCAGGCGAAGAACAGTTGCGGCTGGTAGAGCCTGGTAGATCCAAGGCGGAGCCAGGGCACCCCGAGCGCAGGCTGAAAGCCAAGCCGCCAGGCGGTCCACTCCGTCGCCACCCAACAGCCGAGCAGCACGATCGCCAGCGCTCCCAGCATCTGGCCCCAGAGAATTTTCGTTCCGCTCATCAACCCGCTCATGGATAAGAACGGGCATAGATAGAGAGCCAGAAAATCAGCCGCGCAACAGGAAAAACTCTTTGTCGTAAAAGATCGAAGAAATAGAAACGGACGGCGGCGTGCTTGATAACTACGTTATGTCACATGTTGGGGTCGCGCGAAGAATCCGCGGCCGGGGAGAATTCCCACACATCCCATGCTTATCGCGGCAGGGTTACTCGGACCGAGAGGCCGCCGCTGGAGCGGTTCGCGAGTTGGATCGTGCCACCATGCGCCTCGACAACGGCCAACGCGATGGCGAGACCGAGGCCACTGCCGCCGGTCTCTCGGCTGCGCGATTCCTCGATCCGGTAGAACGGCTCGAAGACCTTGGAAAGCTCGGCAGCGGGAATGCCCGGTCCATGATCATCGATCGTGACCGTCACCGTATGCCGATCGGACGCGATTGCCACATCCGCCGACCCACCATATTTG
This genomic interval from Acidiphilium multivorum AIU301 contains the following:
- the trbB gene encoding P-type conjugative transfer ATPase TrbB — its product is MSISDGAGVLLTRSVRMLRTALGPAIAALLADPEIVEVMLNPDGKLWVDRLGTGLANTGLIMQPANGERIIRLVAHHVGLEAHARNPRISAELPETGERFEGLLPPVVAGPTFAIRKPAIAVFSLDDYAAAGIMLPGQAALLRTAITERWNILVAGGTSTGKTTLANALLKEVTDTGDRVVVIEDTRELQVEAPNLVALRTKDGVCSLADLVRSSLRLRPDRIPIGEVRGAEALDLLKAWGTGHPGGIGTIHAGSALGALRRLEQLIQETVVNVPRPLIAETIDLIAVLHGRGRHRRLAGLWQVAKTLTAGDYALAEIGSAPDSNVFLLQPGSHP
- a CDS encoding conjugal transfer protein TraG, with translation MSGTKILWGQMLGALAIVLLGCWVATEWTAWRLGFQPALGVPWLRLGSTRLYQPQLFFAWWYHFDVYAPGVFAKGAVIASAGGLGAALLAIAASVLRARHARHVTTYGSARWADKRDIETAGLFRGTGVHLGRMSAHTLHHDGPEHVLCFAPTRSGKGVGLVVPTLLSWTGSVIVHDIKGENWTLTAGWRAQFSHCLLFDPTNPRSAAYNPLLEVRRGESEVRDVQNIADVLVDPEGALERRNHWEKTSHSLLVGAILHVLYAEPDKTLAGVATFLSDPTRPIERTLRAMMTTRHLGAGGVHPVIAQSARELLNKSENERSGVLSTAMSFLGLYRDPVVAKVTSHSDWRIADLASVERPVSLYLVVPPSDISRTKPLIRLVLNQIGRRLTETLDDPMRRAARANSSRLLLMLDEFPALGRLDFFESTLAFMAGYGIRAFLIAQSLNQIQKAYGEHDAILDNCHVRVCFATNDERTAKRVSDALGTATELRAMKNYAGHRLAPWLSHLMVSRQETARPLLTPGEVMQLPPTDEIIMIAGLPPIRAKKLRYYEEPAFRDRMLPAPVLSEHGYGDRPPSRGDDWTGIAAIGTRGFEFSKADEAPADPANGGIRQEPELPEHEAIVPVREPAHEFDFPEDDPDDEPQRQRTIAAMQRQAVRAVAMDHDDGMGLGM